A region of the Lachancea thermotolerans CBS 6340 chromosome E complete sequence genome:
CATTCAGACTGAGACCCAAGGAACTTAATGCTGAGATGCTTGTTTACAATATTTCTCATCTTGTATAACGGGAAAGagacttttgaaaaagccgTGAGTACATTGCTGGATCCATATTCGCTGACTTCTAAATCCACGTCCAGATTGTTTCGCAAAATATATCTGGGCATGATCTTTATGATTTTACTGAGAGCATACTTTCCTTCGCCTTCGGACACAACGACTCCGATATTGCTTTCCTGATTCTTGTTAGGTATATCCATTGTTAAATCAACCGACTGACCTATCGCATCAAAAGACGTCCTCACACTCCAATCTGAGTCCTTGAACTTTATGCGtgctctgtttttgttagATCTATCGCGCTCGAAAGAAAACATTCGAGGGTTCGTgtattttgaagaatcATCTTTTAAGAGCACTTTGGATATCGCAATGTTGTTTCTATCACCCTCAACTTGAATATCTCTGTTGCTTCCATTCAAAATAACGTATGGCGAATAAACACTAATGATTTTAGCACGAGAGCCTTCCACTGTTCGATAATGGAGGTTAAGGTTCAGCTTTTGGCCGTTCTcgtatttcaaaaatagcTTGCTTTCTGCCTTCAATTCAGAATTAGGCCTAGTGTTAATAAGAGACTGCTCTGACATTTGAAGACCATCGTCCATTGGCTGTACCGCCAGTAAAAGGTAGTCACGTAATGTGACGCTGTGAATTAGCACTCTTTCACCTTtgtgaagaagacgagttTCTGTTTCCTCTTTCCCTTTTGTGGCGTTTGCGCTCTCTGATCTCCAAAAGAGCTTGTATTTCATCGAATAGGGCAGCAAGTTCTCCAAAATAAGAGGGGACGAGATGATGACTTTCATATGAGGATATATGCTTGCCAGAGGCTCTTCTTTGTCGAATTTAGCATCAACTTCATAGTAGAAAAGTGCAGGATCTTCTTTATTCTCACAGACAACAGAGCGTGGGCGGGACATCAGATCCCTCCATGATATACTTTCTCTTGACCAGCCGTAGTTCCCActtggcttcaaaaggaaACGAGAGCTATACGCCTTTTCAGCAGGGATTGAGCGGGACTCTCCTGGATTTATGGTGAAGATTCCGTCTTCATTTGATAGCTTAAACTCAAGCAAATCACTTGTAGCGTTCTCTAAGGTCAGAGTAGATCTTATAATCAAGAGCTTAACGTTATCTTCacaaagcttcaactcaCAAGCCAGCCTTGTATGGACCCCATTCACTTTCGGCTGGAGGGTGTAAACATCTTCCCCTTCGGAGGTCACGtcaatcttcaaagttgattCATAATGCCCTCCTTCAATACTAGCTCCTAACGTATTCATTGAGTCGTCTGTATCCAAGTTCTCACGAACTTTTCTCCAGTCTTCAAACTCCCAAGGGATTGTTTCTCCGCTTTTAAGTATTGTTATCTGGTCTTTTGATTGGGGTTTCTCGGACGCAATCCATATTTTCAAGTCCATCCCTGTGTCATTGCAAATCTTATAAGGCTTCGTTGCTCCCCTAGCTTCTGTATCTTTTGTATAATAAAGTGAATTTGGGATCTGAGAGAGCAATGCTATCGTACGCGATGAAAGAGACACTTCGGCAAGTTGACGAGAAATGATATCAAAACACAAGGCAGCATCTGTTTCTATGCCCTTCGATAAATGGAAAGATAAAGGCACAGTTTCTAAAAGAGGTTCCCAACTAGATCTAGAGTAGTTGAACACATTAGCGTAGGTTTCAATAGATGCGACAGCCTCAACATCGTTGGTCCAATCCTTGGCGTTTAACGTAAAAGGTTTAATGCTCAAATCAATTATTGGAAGTTCATGAATATCACCAATCAGGACCAATCTTAAGCCCTCAAAATTAGCTTCCAGCTTTTCATGTTTAACAATGGTCTCCAATTCTTCCTCACTAATGTCatctgattttgaaatattgCTCATAGATGAAACAATACTGGGGGCATACCGTGAAAGGGTTTTCTTAAAttctttggaaaatgaaCCATACTTCGTACCTGATTCGTCTGCTTCTGGCTCAACCTGTGGACTCAGCCCATGTTCCCTTGCGAGAGTCatggctttgttgaaaatggaCATGGCTAACCTGATATCTCTCAAAGCAAGTCTCATAACGAGAGGCTCAACTGAAGCATGAACATCAGTTATAAGCTTTTCAGACGTCGAACTTCTTTGGTCAAAAAGAATGCTTGATGAAAAATCATCAAGTAAGCGAATCCGATTTTTGTCGAAAGATTGCATTCTACAGAGAAACATGCCAATGTTATTGGCACTAGCAGTCATGATGTTTTGGTCTGCAAAAAGTAGTTGCCCAACGTTAAACACTATTGCCTCGGTATTTTCTTCGGAAGGATCCGACAGAAGGACCAGAGAACTGTCAACGACGTTAATAGAATACTGGAATTTGGTAGATGACGgttgttgttcttgctcCAGGGCTGGCGGGCTGGCATGCGCGGGGGATTTATCAAACACCTTGGCGGGAGGATTGATATTCACAGATGCATCAATGAATGATTTCAAGGCAAAAAGATAATCTAGTGCAAGAATGATTCTTGGACTATCAACCGTAACATTAACATTATCAACCGTTAGTGATTCATGTTGTTCTTTGGTGTATGAAGCCATAAATTGATAGCTGTCATGCGACACTTTGGGAATGATCTTATCGTGCTTATTCTGTTTGACCTTCCGGATGTCATCGACTGTGAACGAAGCTATGTGAGTTTCCGCCCTCATACGCGAGTCCTTGTCAATGCCGAGCGAAAGACCAATATCATTCAGGCTGATTTTTGTAATTCCACTCTGGCTTATATCCGATGAATTCTTGGTATCATTGTAAATGGTCAGAGAAAGCTGGGGTGCCGTAAAATTAACACTAAACTCGGTTTCCGAGGTCCggtcttcttcctcagtAAATAAAATTGGGTCAGGCTTCGTCTCTGTTTTTGCTTCCGGCGAAACAAAAGTATTGGCGTTTCTTGCAACATCTTGAATTTCTGCAAAGTCATCTTCACAATAATCTATGATAAACGCATTTGGAAGCCTCTGGCTCAGCAGATAAATATACTGAAGTTGTAATTCAGTTAAGTGAGCAGCTAAAGGTTCAAAAACACCTTTGGCGTCGATTTTGACAGGTATTTGCTTAGTGCCCTGATAATGGTCAATATCAAAGTGAAGATCCAGGTTCTCAATGATGTGCAAATTTTGAGTAAGTTCGTGCTCCATGTGAAACGTTGAGCCTAGGTTACCTGAGCGTATTCCCGCTTTTATTTTATTTACCAATCTTTCGCCTTCATTATGGAAAGAGTTTTGCAGAAAGAACTCTcccaaaaagaaagaaaCATGATCAAACAGGTTTCTCCGAGGGTCAATCAACTTCGGGAAGGTTATGACAGGGGCTCTCACTAGGATATCCAGCTTGATATTATTGACTGTTTCAATGTTACCTGCCTGATTGTACGCAGCCTCGCGGGctctgtcaaagaaaactttcattttttggaaTTTGGCGAGGTAATTTACTATCTTGTTGACAGCGTGGTCCACAAAGTTAACGTTCATCGAACCCGTTTTGTATTTTAAAAGGGAACTGTAGTCCAATTTTTCGGTTGAAGGATCGAATGTTTCATACGTCAACTCAGCAAGCTCAGAGCCGCTCATACTAATAAGTTCCCTCAAAGGCGAGTCTATCGATAAACCATCATCAGCATCATTTGTCAATTGCATAGCCCCTAGCTTCGCGTTGATTTTCATTTTTtctggaagcagaagctgtTCTATCTGAGCTGCGCTTAGTCGGAATGTAGCTAATTTAACAGAATCATCGTTCAGAATAACGATAATGTTATCCATATTCATGCGCAGGTTAATTTTCTGCGGCGCGTCCGCCAAATCTGGAGAGTTGTGCTTCAAGGCATCACCAGGTAACTCTGGGGCCTCCGGATTGGTGAAAGTAGTGAGGGTATAGTTGAGTATAGTCAAAATTGATTTGGGCGTCAGGACAAATGTCAGCTCAGTCATATCAAGGCTGACGTCCTGatcgaaaacttcaatCAACGTGTTATTATATGTAACGATTCTTTGTGCCCTGTTCAATTTAAGTTCAAATAAGTGAGACGCTTGTGTGTTTTCATTCGATGACGCTATCATGTTTTTAAACTCTGAACTTGCACCACTGTCAATATGATCGACAACTTTAAAAGACTGAAGATTTAGATGTAAGTCCATATCTTGGGCCTTTTTTGCAAATGTCAAATGCATTCTATCTCCAAATAAGTCGACTAGCAGGTCTGATTTCATGGTCTCTGCATTGTTGCATTTGAATATCGATAGTTGAATCACTTCAACATCGAAGGTCAATTGGAGTAGTCTCTGCTTCAGTTCAGCTTCTGACATTTTCTGAAGCCGAGACAAGGTCTGCCGCAAAATTGCTACCTCTTTGCTTTCTAAactgttcaaaattttgcTGTCACTCGATGTTTTAGGGTCAACAGAGTCTAAATCGCTCTCAGGATAATCGAGGTCAGGCAGGCACTGATCAATGAGTTGCATCATGACCTTGTATTGATAGTCATTCAAGGATAGCTTTAAAAGGGGCAGTTTTCCATaaattttgatctttgGCAAATTCAACGCCTTGGGAAGAATAGAGACGTCAACGTCCAGTTCAACTTCTAACTTATCCAAAATGACAAAGGAGCTCTCTCTCTCGCTAACGTTGAGATTTGAAATTGTGGATCGAATGTCGGGTCCAATAAGGAACTGGGTATCTGTTAGGCGAAGTTTGAACCTATCAAACATAAGTCGCTTGATGTCTCTAGTGTCAAGCTTTTCGTACTCGCTCGAGCTCATATTCTTATATTTCGTGAGAGTTTCCTTGGGCACTAAATCACTCACTATTGACATATGACCTGCATCTATCACAGCACATGGGGAGGCCCATACATGAGGGTCTAAAGGAATTATAAGGAGAGGCGCCTGGAGATCTAAACTCAGATTAACAGTTTTGTGGTCCTCCAAAATGGATTCCAGACCCATCCTCGTCTGGACAGTCCAACCCTCAACAGTAGCTTCGGCCGCACTCATAATAGCACCGATAGTATCAAGGTGCTGGCGGGGTGGACGGAAGAGTTTAATTATTTCATTGACGAAGTGAACATGATAGAAAATAGTCATACTGCGAAGCTTGATATCGATCTTGCTATCAGCCGAATCGTCCAATGGGTTCTTCTCGACTgcaactttgaaaaaaggcTCATCATGTTGAGATACATTTCCTTCGTTCATTTGCAAATTCTTCACGCTGACAATATGCTTGTATAATGTGTTAGGGGATCCATCTTCAACCTTGAACTCATGtaacttgaaagaacaaaaaaaagaatctGGTCGCTGCAAAAATTCTGTTTCGCACCCCTCAAACACCATTTCCCCTAACTTGATGGACCTATTCTTGTCAACAATGGAAAGCGACCCTCGGTTTAAGACGCATGTCACCTTTGCAGTAATTCTGTCTTTGGGAATGTCAATTGAATCAATAACTTGCTTATTCTCATCGAATTCAATGGCATCataaagttcttgttgttgctcTTCCGACATGACCAAGTCATCGTCATTCTGCGGTGAGTTGCCATTccaccaagaagagaacCAGCCAGAagagccagcagcagatgAGCCTTTGGATTCCGCTGCAGAGTTACTGACTTCCAGTTTTTCGGTGAGATATGATTTTTTTGCTAGCGCTCTAAAGAGCTTAATGTCTTCAAAtgagagctctttgtgCAGTTCTTTAAGCTTCTGCTGCTCCTCATCAGAAAGGCTTtgcgttttcttttcaGTGCccagctttttcttccatAAAGGGATATATTCAATTCTTCTATCCCTCCTCCATTTTATATAGTCCCAACTCCATTTGTAGTTTTTCTCATGGACTTCTTGCAAAACAGCTTTCGCCGCGTATTTGAACCAAGCTTTTGGGTCTTCGCTCACTGGGAAATTAGGTCTATGTTTCCTggatttcaaagttttttGATACCAATGTAGTTTCGAGGCAGTATTCAAAATGTCCTCGTATTGGCAATTATTAATATCAAATCCAAATTCATCAAATACTAGCGCAATGTCAACATGTGGATTAGTTTCAGTGGATCCTTTTTTGCTCAAGACAAGTCTGCCAATTCCAGTGACAGGCCTTAGCAGGAATTCATGGTCAGGtatgttcttcttgctACTGATGGAATTGCGAAGACGtctgaaaagctcatcgTGATCTGGGTGAT
Encoded here:
- the VPS13 gene encoding membrane morphogenesis protein VPS13 (similar to uniprot|Q07878 Saccharomyces cerevisiae YLL040C VPS13 homologous to human COH1 component of peripheral vacuolar membrane protein complex) → MLESLAAGLLNRFLGSYVENFDPKQLNVGIWSGDVKLKKLKLKKESLDALDLPIDVRFGFLGDLTLLVPWSSLKNKPVKILIEDVYLLCGPRDQSAKSFAEDEERELRLKLQKLDEYEALGKSQPTGKEDSSSSESFTQSLLTKVVDNLQISIKNIHIRYEDMDCVFGEVPYSLGATLSELSIVSTDEHWEPSFISITSSIARKLLTLNSLSVYWNTDCESVYHPDHDELFRRLRNSISSKKNIPDHEFLLRPVTGIGRLVLSKKGSTETNPHVDIALVFDEFGFDINNCQYEDILNTASKLHWYQKTLKSRKHRPNFPVSEDPKAWFKYAAKAVLQEVHEKNYKWSWDYIKWRRDRRIEYIPLWKKKLGTEKKTQSLSDEEQQKLKELHKELSFEDIKLFRALAKKSYLTEKLEVSNSAAESKGSSAAGSSGWFSSWWNGNSPQNDDDLVMSEEQQQELYDAIEFDENKQVIDSIDIPKDRITAKVTCVLNRGSLSIVDKNRSIKLGEMVFEGCETEFLQRPDSFFCSFKLHEFKVEDGSPNTLYKHIVSVKNLQMNEGNVSQHDEPFFKVAVEKNPLDDSADSKIDIKLRSMTIFYHVHFVNEIIKLFRPPRQHLDTIGAIMSAAEATVEGWTVQTRMGLESILEDHKTVNLSLDLQAPLLIIPLDPHVWASPCAVIDAGHMSIVSDLVPKETLTKYKNMSSSEYEKLDTRDIKRLMFDRFKLRLTDTQFLIGPDIRSTISNLNVSERESSFVILDKLEVELDVDVSILPKALNLPKIKIYGKLPLLKLSLNDYQYKVMMQLIDQCLPDLDYPESDLDSVDPKTSSDSKILNSLESKEVAILRQTLSRLQKMSEAELKQRLLQLTFDVEVIQLSIFKCNNAETMKSDLLVDLFGDRMHLTFAKKAQDMDLHLNLQSFKVVDHIDSGASSEFKNMIASSNENTQASHLFELKLNRAQRIVTYNNTLIEVFDQDVSLDMTELTFVLTPKSILTILNYTLTTFTNPEAPELPGDALKHNSPDLADAPQKINLRMNMDNIIVILNDDSVKLATFRLSAAQIEQLLLPEKMKINAKLGAMQLTNDADDGLSIDSPLRELISMSGSELAELTYETFDPSTEKLDYSSLLKYKTGSMNVNFVDHAVNKIVNYLAKFQKMKVFFDRAREAAYNQAGNIETVNNIKLDILVRAPVITFPKLIDPRRNLFDHVSFFLGEFFLQNSFHNEGERLVNKIKAGIRSGNLGSTFHMEHELTQNLHIIENLDLHFDIDHYQGTKQIPVKIDAKGVFEPLAAHLTELQLQYIYLLSQRLPNAFIIDYCEDDFAEIQDVARNANTFVSPEAKTETKPDPILFTEEEDRTSETEFSVNFTAPQLSLTIYNDTKNSSDISQSGITKISLNDIGLSLGIDKDSRMRAETHIASFTVDDIRKVKQNKHDKIIPKVSHDSYQFMASYTKEQHESLTVDNVNVTVDSPRIILALDYLFALKSFIDASVNINPPAKVFDKSPAHASPPALEQEQQPSSTKFQYSINVVDSSLVLLSDPSEENTEAIVFNVGQLLFADQNIMTASANNIGMFLCRMQSFDKNRIRLLDDFSSSILFDQRSSTSEKLITDVHASVEPLVMRLALRDIRLAMSIFNKAMTLAREHGLSPQVEPEADESGTKYGSFSKEFKKTLSRYAPSIVSSMSNISKSDDISEEELETIVKHEKLEANFEGLRLVLIGDIHELPIIDLSIKPFTLNAKDWTNDVEAVASIETYANVFNYSRSSWEPLLETVPLSFHLSKGIETDAALCFDIISRQLAEVSLSSRTIALLSQIPNSLYYTKDTEARGATKPYKICNDTGMDLKIWIASEKPQSKDQITILKSGETIPWEFEDWRKVRENLDTDDSMNTLGASIEGGHYESTLKIDVTSEGEDVYTLQPKVNGVHTRLACELKLCEDNVKLLIIRSTLTLENATSDLLEFKLSNEDGIFTINPGESRSIPAEKAYSSRFLLKPSGNYGWSRESISWRDLMSRPRSVVCENKEDPALFYYEVDAKFDKEEPLASIYPHMKVIISSPLILENLLPYSMKYKLFWRSESANATKGKEETETRLLHKGERVLIHSVTLRDYLLLAVQPMDDGLQMSEQSLINTRPNSELKAESKLFLKYENGQKLNLNLHYRTVEGSRAKIISVYSPYVILNGSNRDIQVEGDRNNIAISKVLLKDDSSKYTNPRMFSFERDRSNKNRARIKFKDSDWSVRTSFDAIGQSVDLTMDIPNKNQESNIGVVVSEGEGKYALSKIIKIMPRYILRNNLDVDLEVSEYGSSNVLTAFSKVSFPLYKMRNIVNKHLSIKFLGSQSEWSSPFMIKDIGSSYVKVLKNRSGHQLLKLDIVLEDSTIFISIDNADGEWPYSIRNFSDHEFIFYQRDPHTFDTEEDYDLYDDLGDMKYEALYYRVPPRSAMPYAWDYPAARQKKLVLVCRQRQREIQLAEIGNLRPMRIPSRNGNEAPAIVDLNVVADGPTQALIITNYRPELSLYKLKTGNTTSSSLSSDKGDRFEVRDEDKNVFTKVVVSFEGVGISLINTRLQELCYVTLNGLELRYNESDLYQTASVKLKWLQIDNQLFGGIFPNILYPTAIQKTAKELNNHPVLSGSVSKVKDDTHGVLYLKHATLLLQELTVQLDEDFLMALIDFTKVPGASWVNNVEDNMCTECTMLSYPSELQRNNDIYFEVFHLQPTMLHLSFVRTERLNVEGEKVDPQNTLMFFTNVLTMAFANINDAPIKLNSLFLDNAKVPLPMLMSAIQVHYGQQFFYQIHKILGSADFLGNPVGLFNNISSGVWDIFYEPYQGYMMNDRPQELGISIAKGGLSFVKKSVFGLSDSFARFTGSVAKGLSVATQDAQFQERRRLEQRKARNNKSINGFGSGATSFVNGVSSGLRGIAFDPYQGASKEGVPGFLKGLGKGLVGLPTKTAIGMLDLASNVSEGIRNTTTVMDGSLTTQVRLPRYIGYDKIIKPYNLRESQGQYWLKSANGGECITDQYLAHVVLPGKQLAVLVSLQHIIEVRLASLEIMWKVRYTDVRSMTLERAGLVIVLKGASSELFVPISDPEEKRFLYKNISVAVNEYNKYCQAEL